A stretch of Sulfuricurvum sp. DNA encodes these proteins:
- the argC gene encoding N-acetyl-gamma-glutamyl-phosphate reductase, producing the protein MNPINVGIIGVSGYTGLELVKMLLEHPIFNLVYCANTEGAATLAELHPSLLGVTDLGVEKVNIEHAAQSCELIFLALPHKTAMQTAKGLLERGIKVVDLSADYRLSAENYEAFYCEHEDLDNLSHAIYSIPELHGDVAKGARLIANPGCHVTASLLALAPFLDHINLSQPIFIDSKTGVSGAGKSPSPTVHYVSVNDNINCYNIIKHRHATEIEQHASALCSDEVKVTFIPSLVPMTRGMLACVYATLKDDCNPVDVMEKFYANKPFVRLRTAPPHTKMTSGTNFADVYAIRHGNALVAMCAIDNLMRGASSQALVNANIMMGLDESLGIPKISYVP; encoded by the coding sequence TTGAATCCCATTAATGTCGGAATCATCGGTGTCAGCGGTTATACAGGCTTAGAGCTTGTAAAAATGTTGCTGGAACATCCGATTTTTAATCTCGTCTATTGTGCCAATACCGAAGGTGCGGCAACTTTGGCGGAACTTCACCCCTCACTTTTGGGTGTTACAGATTTGGGCGTCGAAAAAGTAAATATAGAACATGCCGCGCAATCGTGTGAGCTGATTTTTTTAGCACTTCCCCATAAAACGGCAATGCAAACGGCTAAAGGACTGTTGGAACGGGGGATAAAAGTGGTCGATCTCTCTGCCGATTATCGCCTTTCTGCTGAAAATTACGAAGCTTTTTATTGTGAACACGAAGATTTGGATAACCTCTCTCATGCTATCTATTCCATCCCTGAACTTCACGGGGACGTCGCTAAAGGTGCTCGACTTATCGCCAATCCGGGGTGTCATGTCACCGCATCGTTGTTGGCATTAGCACCGTTTTTAGATCATATCAATCTCTCACAGCCGATTTTTATTGACTCCAAAACGGGGGTATCAGGTGCGGGTAAATCACCGAGCCCGACAGTGCATTACGTGAGTGTCAATGATAATATCAACTGTTATAATATTATCAAACACCGCCATGCAACCGAAATCGAACAACATGCATCGGCTTTATGTTCTGATGAAGTAAAAGTTACGTTTATCCCTTCGCTCGTCCCGATGACACGGGGGATGCTTGCATGTGTTTATGCAACGTTAAAAGATGATTGTAATCCTGTGGATGTAATGGAGAAGTTTTATGCGAATAAACCTTTTGTTCGTCTACGCACTGCACCGCCCCATACGAAAATGACCTCAGGGACGAACTTCGCCGATGTATATGCCATTCGTCACGGTAATGCATTAGTCGCCATGTGCGCTATCGATAATCTAATGCGCGGCGCAAGCTCTCAAGCCCTCGTTAATGCCAATATTATGATGGGATTAGACGAGTCTCTCGGTATTCCGAAAATCTCTTATGTACCTTAA
- a CDS encoding chemotaxis protein CheW, whose protein sequence is MDEFEEILQDFLVESFELIEQLDQDLVELETRPDDLDLLNRIFRVAHTIKGASSFLNFDVLTHLTHHMENLLNMARHGDLVIDPNVMDVILESIDLMKALLVRIRDSSEDSGLDVSGCVARLDIVANGGTNVEEPVAVDHTPEPVAPEPEPDYSDMSEAEVEAEIERLLAEKQAEAKAKHATSTPSEKQEAEPDYSNMSEEEVEAEIERLLAKKQAEDSAKRASKSEHSHATPEPQAPVVKAEIAPVAKPAAAAAPRRAEPKEESENKGGSGVEQTIRVDVKRLDHLMNLIGELVLGKNRLIKINDDVEERYEGEAFLEELNQVVSIVSLVTTDLQIAVMKTRMLPIGKVFNKFPRMIRDLSRELNKKIELEITGEDTELDKSIVEEIGDPLVHIIRNSCDHGIEVSDTRIANGKPEVGTIQLKAYHEGNHIVIQIIDDGKGLNAEMLKQKSVEKGIITEKESDTMSEKEAFGLIFRPGFSTAAQVTSVSGRGVGMDVVKTNIEKLNGMIDIDSEVGQGTSMKLKIPLTLAIIQALLVGVQEEYYAIPLASVLETVRISKDEIYTVENRSVMRLRDDVLSLVHIGDIFEVERVFDSSEHAYVVVLGLAESKIGLIVDTLIGQEEIVIKSLGEYLKGIEGIAGATIRGDGGVTLIVDVAALMQMAKSVKSTVGSESGEAKKLGAKNSASDYCVMIVDDSKTDRTIMRKSLEPMGITLVEANDGIEALNILKQGDHFFDAMLIDIEMPRMDGYTLAAEIKKYNKYKNLPLIAVTSRSGKADRMRGVESGMVEYITKPYSPDYLMNVVKRNVKFNEGL, encoded by the coding sequence ATGGATGAATTTGAAGAAATATTACAGGACTTTTTGGTTGAATCATTTGAGTTGATCGAACAGCTTGACCAAGATTTGGTTGAGTTAGAGACACGTCCCGATGATTTGGATTTATTAAACCGCATCTTTCGGGTTGCTCATACGATCAAAGGGGCAAGCTCCTTTTTGAATTTTGATGTATTAACCCATTTGACACACCATATGGAAAATTTACTTAACATGGCGCGTCACGGTGATTTGGTCATTGATCCGAATGTTATGGATGTCATTTTAGAGTCAATCGATTTAATGAAAGCGTTGTTAGTCCGTATTCGAGATAGCAGTGAAGATTCCGGTCTTGATGTATCTGGATGTGTTGCACGATTGGATATTGTCGCTAACGGTGGAACGAATGTAGAAGAACCAGTAGCAGTTGACCATACTCCTGAACCTGTTGCTCCGGAACCTGAACCCGATTATTCTGATATGAGTGAAGCAGAGGTAGAAGCGGAAATAGAGCGTTTACTCGCTGAAAAACAAGCTGAAGCAAAAGCAAAACATGCTACTAGTACCCCTTCGGAAAAGCAAGAAGCTGAACCTGATTATTCAAATATGAGTGAAGAAGAGGTTGAAGCTGAGATTGAACGATTGTTAGCAAAAAAACAAGCAGAAGATTCGGCAAAACGTGCCTCTAAAAGTGAACACTCTCATGCAACACCTGAGCCTCAAGCGCCAGTGGTTAAAGCAGAAATTGCTCCTGTAGCCAAACCTGCAGCGGCGGCTGCACCTCGACGTGCTGAACCAAAAGAGGAGAGTGAAAACAAAGGTGGTTCAGGGGTTGAACAAACGATTCGGGTAGATGTTAAACGTCTGGATCATTTGATGAACTTAATCGGGGAACTTGTCCTTGGTAAAAACCGTCTGATTAAAATCAATGATGATGTTGAAGAGCGTTATGAGGGGGAAGCATTCCTCGAAGAACTCAACCAAGTCGTCTCGATAGTTTCGTTGGTTACGACCGATTTACAAATCGCCGTTATGAAAACCCGTATGCTTCCGATTGGAAAAGTATTTAATAAATTTCCTCGCATGATCCGTGACCTTTCTCGTGAGCTTAATAAAAAAATAGAGCTAGAAATCACCGGTGAAGATACTGAATTGGATAAATCGATTGTCGAAGAGATCGGTGATCCGTTGGTTCACATTATCCGTAACTCGTGTGATCATGGTATCGAAGTAAGTGATACTCGTATAGCAAACGGAAAACCGGAAGTAGGGACAATTCAGCTTAAAGCATATCATGAGGGGAACCATATCGTTATCCAAATCATTGATGACGGTAAAGGGCTCAATGCGGAAATGCTCAAACAAAAATCGGTTGAGAAAGGGATCATCACTGAAAAAGAGTCTGATACCATGTCTGAGAAAGAGGCATTCGGGCTTATTTTTCGTCCAGGCTTCTCAACTGCTGCGCAAGTGACCAGTGTTTCAGGTCGCGGTGTCGGTATGGACGTGGTAAAAACCAACATTGAAAAACTTAACGGTATGATCGATATTGACTCTGAAGTGGGTCAAGGGACGTCGATGAAACTCAAAATACCATTGACATTGGCGATTATTCAAGCGTTGCTTGTTGGTGTCCAAGAAGAGTATTATGCTATTCCTCTTGCGTCGGTTCTTGAGACAGTACGTATTAGCAAAGATGAGATTTATACAGTAGAAAATCGTTCCGTTATGCGTTTACGTGATGATGTCCTCTCTCTTGTACATATTGGTGATATCTTTGAAGTTGAACGTGTTTTTGACAGCAGTGAACATGCGTATGTTGTTGTTCTTGGACTGGCTGAGAGTAAAATCGGACTTATCGTTGATACGCTCATCGGTCAAGAAGAGATCGTTATTAAATCTCTTGGAGAATATCTCAAAGGTATCGAGGGGATTGCGGGTGCAACCATTCGTGGCGATGGTGGCGTAACCTTGATCGTTGATGTTGCGGCATTAATGCAAATGGCAAAATCGGTAAAATCAACAGTTGGATCTGAGAGTGGAGAAGCTAAAAAGTTAGGAGCTAAAAACAGTGCAAGCGATTATTGTGTCATGATTGTAGATGACTCCAAAACTGACCGAACGATTATGCGTAAATCACTTGAACCGATGGGAATTACCCTTGTTGAAGCTAATGACGGTATTGAAGCACTTAATATCCTCAAGCAGGGAGATCATTTCTTTGATGCTATGCTGATCGATATCGAAATGCCGCGTATGGATGGCTATACGTTAGCAGCAGAGATTAAAAAATACAACAAATATAAAAATCTCCCATTGATCGCTGTTACATCGCGCTCTGGAAAAGCAGACCGTATGCGTGGGGTAGAATCGGGAATGGTTGAGTATATTACCAAACCGTATTCACCTGATTATTTGATGAATGTTGTCAAACGCAATGTTAAATTCAATGAGGGGTTATAA
- a CDS encoding nucleotidyltransferase family protein translates to MIDLSPDNLALLKQLITEHLSECEIRVFGSRIHGTAKPYSDIDIALKCSSPIDRRTMSRLKEALQESTLPIRVDVLDWNAISEEFRGVIEEGYEVL, encoded by the coding sequence ATGATTGATCTCTCACCTGATAATCTCGCCCTTTTAAAACAACTCATTACCGAGCATCTTAGCGAATGCGAAATCCGTGTATTCGGATCACGTATTCACGGAACGGCAAAACCTTACTCCGACATCGACATCGCCCTTAAATGTAGCTCACCGATTGATCGACGAACGATGAGCCGTCTAAAAGAGGCGTTACAAGAATCCACTCTTCCGATACGAGTCGATGTATTGGACTGGAATGCTATTTCGGAGGAGTTTAGAGGGGTGATTGAAGAGGGGTATGAGGTTTTGTAG
- a CDS encoding chemotaxis protein CheW encodes MSEKLQQIISKQNKALSGEDQKIDEVIQLVGFIVGEEEFSIPILSIQEIIKPIGWTRVPQTPAYILGVFNLRGSVIPLIDLRSRFGLETQKHTEETRFIVMKNGDDVAGFVIDRLTEAIRMPKRDIGPAPDTISEQETMIDGVGKQADRIITILKVHKLLERNF; translated from the coding sequence ATGAGTGAAAAATTGCAACAAATTATCAGTAAACAAAATAAAGCCCTCTCCGGTGAGGATCAAAAAATCGATGAAGTGATTCAATTGGTCGGATTTATCGTAGGAGAAGAGGAATTCTCAATACCTATTTTAAGTATCCAAGAGATCATCAAGCCGATCGGTTGGACACGCGTACCGCAAACTCCAGCCTATATCTTGGGTGTTTTTAACCTGCGCGGTTCAGTTATACCGTTGATCGATTTACGTTCACGTTTTGGCTTAGAGACACAAAAACATACAGAAGAGACCCGTTTTATTGTGATGAAAAACGGCGATGATGTTGCAGGCTTCGTGATTGACCGCCTTACTGAAGCGATACGTATGCCAAAACGTGATATCGGACCGGCACCCGATACGATTAGTGAACAAGAGACGATGATTGATGGAGTCGGTAAACAAGCGGATCGTATCATTACTATTCTCAAAGTACATAAATTATTAGAGAGAAATTTCTAA
- a CDS encoding HI0074 family nucleotidyltransferase substrate-binding subunit has translation MALVLTNFLKAIEALERSLQADEDASTLALSNDIRESIRAGVIQNFEVCYEQSWKMMKRWIENHVGSTYVDGVTRRELFRVAAENRLICDVELWMGFHSSRNETSHTYDQATANEVFTDAKPFLIEVKSLFDTIQSRND, from the coding sequence ATGGCACTTGTCCTCACCAATTTTTTAAAAGCAATCGAAGCACTGGAGAGATCACTCCAAGCGGATGAAGATGCTTCGACCCTCGCCCTATCCAATGACATACGTGAAAGTATCCGCGCAGGGGTAATCCAAAATTTCGAAGTGTGCTATGAGCAATCATGGAAAATGATGAAACGGTGGATCGAAAATCATGTGGGAAGTACCTATGTAGACGGGGTAACGCGCCGTGAGCTATTTCGTGTTGCCGCGGAAAATCGTCTGATTTGCGATGTCGAGCTATGGATGGGATTTCACTCTTCCCGCAACGAAACTTCGCACACTTACGACCAAGCAACCGCGAACGAAGTGTTTACCGATGCCAAACCATTTTTAATCGAAGTAAAATCTCTTTTTGATACCATCCAATCGCGCAATGATTGA
- a CDS encoding chemotaxis protein gives MKGQKEVLKVGTNEMELVDFRIFKQEGDEVYEGIYGINVAKVREIIRLPMLTELPGTPPFIEGIFDLRGVVIPVVNLAKWMGIEAPANIEQSSRVIITEFNNVLIGFVVHEAKRIRRINWKDIEPASFVDSSIDGSKITGVTRIEDESVLLILDLESVVQELGLYQPNQATMNSHHLHFDGYVLLLDDSHTARRIIKDAFEKMGFHVIEGSDGEQGLKILEDLYLAHGNDLPNKLRLIASDIEMPRMDGFHFAARVKDDARFKMIPIVFNSSISDHFSELRGKEAGAEAYLVKFDENIFYDEVARVVQAHIQ, from the coding sequence ATGAAGGGACAAAAAGAGGTCTTAAAAGTTGGAACCAATGAGATGGAATTGGTTGATTTTCGGATTTTTAAGCAAGAAGGTGATGAAGTTTATGAGGGGATATACGGGATAAATGTCGCTAAAGTACGCGAAATTATCCGGCTCCCTATGCTTACTGAATTACCGGGAACTCCACCATTTATAGAGGGGATATTTGATCTTCGAGGGGTTGTTATCCCTGTTGTCAATCTCGCTAAGTGGATGGGCATCGAAGCCCCAGCAAACATTGAACAAAGTTCCCGTGTTATTATTACCGAATTTAATAATGTTTTGATTGGATTCGTCGTCCATGAAGCGAAACGTATTCGTCGTATTAACTGGAAAGATATTGAGCCAGCTTCGTTTGTTGATAGCAGTATTGATGGATCTAAGATTACTGGAGTAACTCGTATCGAAGATGAGAGTGTATTGCTTATTTTAGATTTGGAGAGCGTCGTTCAAGAACTGGGACTTTATCAACCTAATCAGGCGACAATGAATTCTCATCACCTTCACTTTGACGGTTATGTATTGCTTCTCGACGATAGTCATACCGCACGACGTATTATTAAAGATGCGTTCGAAAAAATGGGCTTTCATGTTATCGAGGGGAGTGATGGTGAGCAAGGGCTCAAAATATTGGAAGATCTCTATTTAGCACATGGTAACGATCTACCAAACAAACTTCGTTTAATTGCTTCGGATATTGAAATGCCGCGTATGGATGGATTCCATTTTGCGGCAAGGGTAAAAGATGATGCACGGTTTAAAATGATACCTATCGTCTTTAACTCCTCAATCAGCGATCACTTTAGTGAACTGCGCGGTAAAGAAGCAGGGGCAGAGGCCTATTTGGTCAAGTTCGATGAAAATATATTTTATGATGAAGTTGCACGTGTTGTGCAAGCACATATTCAGTAG
- a CDS encoding UDP-2,3-diacylglucosamine hydrolase: MYLNRLQEGAILIADSHAAPWRTQFIDFLHALDLGEIQTPQLILMGDNFDLLFGPIPSTHTLNEEGLNLLNRLSQKIEIWYFEGNHDFRLTSLFPHIRVIPLKRQPFFVEFQGKQIALLHGDIIVPLGYRIYTALIRNSSILALLNLIDTLLGGVIIHWLCEQMQRKRHCKKIENFEHIAQRFEGEMWLEECDMIIEGHYHQNRQFHFEKYNYINLGAFACNERIYVVKSSQSQINLEEVIFQKEPR, encoded by the coding sequence ATGTACCTTAATAGACTCCAAGAGGGGGCGATTTTAATCGCCGATTCTCATGCTGCTCCATGGAGAACCCAATTTATCGATTTTTTGCATGCGCTAGATCTTGGAGAGATACAAACCCCTCAGCTCATTTTGATGGGGGATAATTTTGATCTTCTTTTTGGCCCGATACCCTCAACGCACACACTGAATGAAGAGGGATTGAACCTCTTGAATCGACTTTCTCAAAAAATAGAGATTTGGTATTTTGAAGGTAATCATGATTTCAGGCTTACCTCTCTTTTCCCCCATATTCGTGTTATCCCGCTTAAACGACAACCTTTTTTTGTAGAGTTCCAAGGGAAACAAATAGCACTGCTGCACGGAGATATTATTGTCCCTTTGGGATATAGAATCTATACTGCATTAATCCGTAATAGTTCAATACTTGCCCTCTTAAATCTTATAGACACCCTCTTAGGTGGGGTGATTATCCATTGGCTTTGTGAGCAGATGCAACGAAAGCGTCATTGCAAAAAAATCGAAAATTTTGAACACATTGCACAACGATTCGAGGGTGAAATGTGGCTAGAAGAGTGCGATATGATTATCGAAGGTCACTACCATCAAAATCGTCAATTTCATTTTGAAAAATACAATTATATTAATTTGGGCGCTTTTGCTTGCAATGAAAGAATTTATGTTGTAAAATCTTCACAGAGCCAAATTAATTTGGAAGAAGTGATCTTTCAGAAGGAGCCCCGATGA
- a CDS encoding aminopeptidase P N-terminal domain-containing protein — translation MNETHFLNRRSKLLDMMEEGLAIITSAPPQTRSNDTEYPYRQNSDFYYLCGFNEDNSVLVLIKTPNSSKTILFVEAHNAEHALWNGARMGIDGAREKFSVDEVHDIAQFGGMIKELLHEHINLYIDLYSDSSRLSEAKTAAQSLHSTRGVKRHIRSIRDVTYLIRTLRLIKSSEEIESIKKAIAITAEAHHSAMEKCRAGMREYQLQAEMNYIFLNNGASSEAYGAIVAGGNNANTLHYVDNRDELRDGDLVLIDAACEWELYASDITRTFPINGKFSDAQREVYNAVLDVQLRVIEAIRVGVKRDWLQNYSEELLCDALIELGILSGERKTLMEAKEHKKYAPHGIGHWMGLDVHDPCPYVDEEGESLAFMAGMVMTIEPGLYFRVDDESVPERYRGIGIRIEDNILVTEEGYENLSVMIAKSVEEIEGMCRR, via the coding sequence ATGAATGAAACACACTTTTTAAACCGCCGCTCCAAACTCCTTGATATGATGGAGGAGGGCTTAGCGATTATCACCTCCGCACCACCTCAAACTCGTTCCAACGATACCGAGTACCCTTACCGTCAAAACAGCGATTTTTATTACCTTTGTGGGTTTAATGAAGACAACTCTGTTTTAGTATTGATTAAAACTCCCAATTCATCAAAAACGATTCTATTTGTCGAAGCTCATAATGCCGAGCACGCTCTTTGGAACGGTGCACGTATGGGTATCGATGGGGCACGCGAGAAATTTAGCGTCGATGAAGTACACGACATTGCTCAATTCGGTGGTATGATTAAAGAGCTTTTACATGAGCATATCAACCTCTACATCGATTTATACAGTGATTCATCGAGACTCTCTGAAGCCAAAACAGCGGCTCAGTCGCTTCACTCTACGCGTGGTGTTAAACGCCATATCCGCTCCATCCGTGATGTCACTTATCTCATCCGAACCTTACGACTTATAAAGTCATCTGAAGAGATAGAGTCGATAAAGAAAGCGATTGCTATTACCGCCGAGGCGCACCATAGTGCGATGGAAAAGTGCCGTGCAGGGATGAGAGAGTATCAGCTTCAAGCCGAAATGAACTATATTTTTTTAAACAACGGCGCGTCGAGTGAAGCCTATGGTGCGATAGTCGCAGGGGGGAATAATGCGAATACCCTCCATTACGTCGATAACCGTGATGAACTTCGCGACGGCGATTTAGTCCTCATCGATGCCGCGTGTGAATGGGAACTTTATGCGAGCGATATCACCCGCACCTTTCCGATTAACGGAAAATTTAGCGATGCCCAGCGAGAGGTGTACAATGCAGTCCTTGATGTTCAGCTCCGTGTCATCGAAGCGATACGAGTGGGTGTTAAACGCGATTGGCTACAAAACTATAGTGAAGAGTTACTGTGTGATGCCCTGATTGAACTGGGGATTTTGAGCGGTGAACGCAAAACGCTCATGGAAGCTAAAGAGCACAAAAAATACGCACCGCATGGAATAGGTCACTGGATGGGGTTGGATGTTCATGACCCATGTCCATATGTGGACGAAGAGGGTGAGTCGTTAGCGTTTATGGCGGGGATGGTGATGACGATTGAGCCGGGGCTCTATTTCCGCGTCGATGATGAGAGTGTACCTGAACGCTATCGCGGTATCGGTATCCGTATCGAGGATAATATCCTCGTTACCGAAGAGGGGTATGAGAACCTTTCGGTGATGATTGCTAAGAGTGTGGAGGAGATAGAGGGGATGTGTCGGCGTTGA